From Woronichinia naegeliana WA131, the proteins below share one genomic window:
- a CDS encoding ISKra4 family transposase: MKTLVGEVEISQKQARKLKVSPKIVLSPGLEKCCLRASAKTSYQQAEEDIEELMGIKVGHSSLHRLVERTELPLAQAQSESAGVSIDGGKICLRGEEKEGGQWRDYKLVSLHGNVCEAFFQDPEGLKNWSNVQPLSPIVTFLGDGHPGIWNAVESFATQSWLIRREVLDWYHLKENLFKVGGSLKRLEAVEHLLWRGFVNKAIDAFDGVKSKRAKNFQAYLTKHYQRIPDYQYYQQLGIVIGSGDVESKIKQVGARVKLSGARWHLHNVSRILRLRCAYLNHSPLLSVNVLS; encoded by the coding sequence ATCAAAACCCTAGTCGGAGAAGTGGAAATAAGCCAAAAACAAGCCAGAAAACTAAAGGTGTCGCCAAAAATCGTCTTAAGTCCAGGTTTAGAGAAATGCTGTCTAAGAGCCAGTGCGAAAACATCCTACCAACAAGCAGAAGAAGATATAGAGGAGTTGATGGGGATAAAAGTAGGACATAGCAGTTTACATCGCTTGGTAGAACGGACAGAACTGCCCTTAGCTCAAGCTCAGTCAGAGAGTGCGGGGGTCAGTATAGATGGGGGAAAGATTTGTCTGCGGGGCGAGGAGAAGGAAGGGGGACAGTGGCGAGATTATAAACTGGTGAGTCTTCATGGCAATGTCTGTGAAGCCTTTTTCCAAGACCCAGAGGGCTTAAAGAATTGGAGCAATGTTCAACCTTTGTCCCCAATAGTGACCTTTTTGGGAGATGGTCATCCCGGAATCTGGAATGCGGTAGAGAGTTTCGCCACTCAATCGTGGCTGATACGACGAGAGGTGTTGGATTGGTATCATCTCAAGGAGAATCTGTTCAAAGTGGGTGGCTCTCTCAAACGGCTAGAAGCAGTGGAGCATTTACTGTGGCGGGGTTTTGTGAACAAGGCAATAGATGCGTTTGATGGAGTCAAAAGCAAGAGGGCAAAGAATTTTCAAGCCTATTTGACGAAGCATTATCAGCGTATCCCTGATTACCAATACTATCAACAGCTTGGTATTGTGATTGGTTCTGGTGATGTGGAGTCTAAGATTAAACAGGTGGGAGCTAGGGTTAAATTGTCGGGAGCACGTTGGCATCTTCATAATGTTTCTCGTATTCTTCGGCTACGATGTGCTTATCTCAATCACTCTCCTCTTTTGAGTGTCAATGTATTATCTTAA